The window CTGTTGCTTCCATGTCTTTCTATCTATGTGCTGTAGATTTTGTCTCTAATTATGTATTTTGGGAATAGAGTGTACACTCTCAGTAACCAATTCTGATGCCCTATTCTTGACTCTGTCTGGAGGAGATGCTGATAACTGTTAAAGCAAATTCTCTTTGCATTGGAACTGCTGCTTTGAAGGTCTTTATATCTACAGCAGCAACAcagtatttacatttctttcttctccataaATATGCTTTTTTGAAACATGCTccataaaaaaaattctagggGTAAGAAcaattttcattgtttcagaaggaattaaaaataggCTAGTCCTGCTTGGTGTCAAGATTTTACGAACACTATTTTCTCTCACTTAATTTCATAataaaaagtgggaaaaaaaaatactgaacagTTTAATTGGAAACTTACTACATAAATAGAGCAGTCCTCTGTGTGGACTTCAAGGTACTAAGCCTGATCGTGCCCAGCAGAAAGCCTCAGTGACTGGACACTTCTCAGCTGAATTGACTCTGGCCCTGAAAAGAAATACCATCCAGGTGTGAATTTGTGGGCTCCTGTGATGAgggtggtaaaaaaaaaaaaaatgagactaATTAAGTGCAAAAGACTTATTTCCCTATGAAGTCTGCACACTTGAAGCCAGGAAATGCAAAAGTTCAGGTCCTGCTCGTTACCTTGCACTGCCCTTGTGCAGCCTTTTATAGCTTTCTAGCCAAGTAGACCATGTTAGTAATATTAGTAATTACCAATATGCTTAACTGTGTATACAATTGgatgttgtggttttttttttacttcatgaAAGCTGCCTTAAACATTGTCTGACACTCCCGTACAGCCCCCTGTGTGTCTAGGGACACTGAAGGCAGAACTCCCTGCTCTGCACAAGGCAGTGTGGAAGGTTGGGGTCCTGGTACTGAGAGGAGACTGAAGGGTGTGTGAGTGGAGAAGGAATGCTGAGGACAGGGGAGTTTGGATAGAGGGTCAGGTTTATGCCCTGACGAATATCCCACCTTCTGTCAAAGCTGAGTTTATATTTACGTAGCGGTTCTCTTGGTACTGTGCAGGCAAAACAGTATTTAGCACGGAGAGTGCACCATGAAAACCAAAAGGGTGTGAGGCCAATTCAAACCTTTGGTGTCTGGAACCGAAACTTTTGCATTTCTCAGCAGACCTAAGCACAGTGCTAACAGCTCTTCTACTGAACTCGTTACAAAATTTGAATTTGCTTAATCAAGTAACTCCATGCTATACAAAAATGATACTAAGGATTTTTCCAACTGTACTGTTTAGCTGTGTTGTAAGCTGGCAATTTGTTGTTGTATTAAATGGCTGTTGGTTCACGTGTGTCATTATCTTACAGCACCCAAGCTGTGTGACAGGAAATGACGTGCACACTTGTGTGCATTTGTTTAGAGCCTCCATCCTGCAAACTCTTGTGCACCTGTGTGCATTTATTCATTTACATTCGCAGCAGTTGAGTCTATGCAACAAAATGTGCTCACCTGGAGGCTTATTTTCTTATCTTATGAATTTCTCTGCTGGCACCACTAAGAATATTCTCTATTTCTGCTTTACAATAAATTATACAGATTTAACACTAAAGATACCACTTTACTTATGCTAAGAAACTAACCTGTATTTTGTGGCTTCTGTAttttggggctgggggaggaggaacATACATCTAAACTGATAACTGCACTTGTAGAGTCAACAGCATTTAGAGCTTATTTGAAGCTTCCATAGCAAAACTGCTTGAGATTTTGCAATGACTTCATCTCTAATAACATTTTGACATGCACTCCCATCAGGCTTCACCGCCTTGGTTTTTGTGGATGCCAACAGatttttttgctctgtgttttgttgtgcTGTGTACCGTGGCGGGTGTGGAGGTATTTTCAAGATGGTAAAcagtattctttcttttccctcctctcccttaTTCCTCCTTCCTATTCGGAAGGTTTAGTTTCTTCTCTCGTGATAAGAAACGTATGCAGGCATCACAGAAAAACGTCCATTTCCAGGATACTTTTCGTGAATGGTCAAATTCAAATAAAGATGACACCTACACAGAGCAAGGACAAGAAGCCCTGCAACACCTGTGACTAAAAGCCTGAGCTTCCTGCAGAACATCTCAACAGTGTAGTAACAAGAAGCTTCTATGAACAGATCTGGCAGCTCATGGTCTTTATTTGCCTTGCACACTGCAGTGGTTGTGTTTCAGATGAACTCCTCAAAAGGGATCACTCACTGTTTACTTGGTGACTGCTGAAAACAGAATCCAAGCTTTGTAGGAGCAGTTGATACCCAGGACATCGAAGCTTCTAGATGACTTGTTTTGTGCTGAATAACAAGTCTATGGTCTTGTTCGTGCATTAACTACAGTAACACAAGCTTAtctaaaccaaaaaaaaaaaaaaaagacctgtgCCATTATTAGAAGTTTGTTTGCAGTGTACAATATCTATTAGCAAAGACTCTGTTACCTTATTTGCTAAAACTTttggttgtttgcttttttgtaaCTTGGTAAGAATTTTTTCAAGAGGGATACCGCAGCTGGCCGCTCTCCCTGCAGGTTGTAGCACTGCTGCGTCCTGTCAAGTTGGCTCCTGCATTTTGCAGAGTAACCACTTGGAAATCCACCTGATAGAAAGTGACAAACTGGAGTAGCCTCAAGAGGGATAACGAGTGTACATTTCCCTTGATGCTTACAGTGCCTAAAGCATGAAGAAACCCGGGTATGAGGTGAGCGTGCCTTGCTTTTTGCCATGAGTTCTGCAATATTAATGGAAAAAGAATTGCTTACAAAGAAGAATTCTAACAgttgaattttttctttcttaccagAGACTTTCCCCTAGAGTAGCAGACAGCTGCCATTAAGGAGTTAGGTCCCCTTCCCATAGGCAGGTTTTGATTTAAGTCACACTCCACTTTTCTGTCTAGGTAAGACTGCCTAACTTCAGAGTAAAAGACATCCTCAGCTGACATGAGCTATCTTAACTGACTCTGAGATGACCCTggctcattttttcttttttctgactACCTTAAACATTACTTGGGGTGGCAGAGATGTATTCTGTATGTGGAGGTTGCTCCGCTGGCAATGACTGATGTGTGGCAGCCTGCAAGTGGAAGGGGCTTAACTCTTAACTCATCATCAAAAGCCCAGCACATGAATGCATCTGAACTGCCAGGAGGTGGGGTCTACGTCTGCTTTGCAAGTAATCATACAAGACACTTGGGGCTGACCAAGGTCATGCTTGCCTAAACCAGAACACTAAAGCCCCACGCAGCATAACTACTGTGTGCGCGTGGTCTGTGGCAGTGCACAACCCAGCTTTGCACCTGTGGGCAActtgtgcaggcagagctggatgcaggtggctgtgggctgcagctgACATCTGACCTGCAGCAACTGCATGCGCTCTGCAAAGAGTCTCTTCTCAGGAGTGGCACTAAGAACAGAAAGCAATGCTCGGGCTGGAGTAGAGCTCCAGCCACTCAGAATGTCTGAGAATGTCCTGAAGAtaagagcaaagcagaaggtTTAGTGCAGGCCAGTTGTACTCAGTCCAGGATGATCCAGCAATGGGTTTGTTAATGCATCCAGGCAGCAAATGGCTCTTAGCTCTTCTGATGTGAAGCTGTGCgagaaaatcagttttcagaACAGTGGGCTGAATGCTGCTCCGTTCCTATCTGTAACTGCTCATTTTGAACACAGACCTTCAGCACATTGTAGGGTGAGCATTTACTGTGCCTGCCAGTTATCACTGACATTGCCTAGGGCAGGTGGGAGAAACGTGGCCTTATATTAAAGGCATTTCCATTTGATGTAGCAACAGTAGCATTTGATGCTAATATTAGGCAGAGAGAATTTTGCCTGGTTACGTTTTGGTAACACTACTTAAGTTTTTATGCttacagaaaactgttttcattaaaatatcacTTCCCTCCCTTGCATGAAAGGCAATTCTCAAATGGAGGGAAGACTTGCTGTAATACTTTAGTTGTGAAGATCCTGATTTCACTTTCAGATTGAGTGGGGAATATAAAAAAAGCACACTATAGTTGTAGGCAGTTCAAATAAATTGTGAATGATTCCCGTCTCTCTCTAGCATAGTTTACAGTCATTTGACACAGAGAGATTTAGAGATGCAGTGATCAGAAACAATGCAAAGATGCAGCAGATTCACAGCCTGAATAAGCACATCGCTTTTCAAATTAGCTAAGAGCAACGAACTGAGACAACAGAAAGCcaggctgagctgctttccCCCAGCATCTAAGCTCATATATTAAAAACCAACTCTCCTGGCCTAGTGCATGTAAAGCTGGTCCCACATACCAGAGCCCTGCACACTATTGTGGGGTCAAATCTGCAGCCAATTTCAAACAATGACACTAAGCAGTACAACCTTCCCCTATTTATCTCTGAGCCCATTACCTCAAAAATCTAATTAGTTACTCCTGCTAGCATTAACCACTCCACTCCTCATCCTCATGTTAGAAACACCAAGTTAATACACACAAAGTGCCATCAGAAACGATGGCATATAGGGATGAGTATGTAAAGGGTTGAAGACCTATCATGTAGATTCTCAATATTTAGCTAcaatctgcttttaaaaaggaaggCAGGATGTTGCCAGGTAAAGGGCATAACAATCCTGTCTCTAAAGTGCAGGATCACTGAAGTtgttctggttttttttgtgtgtgttttttttgttttggttgggcAGTAAATCATTttaacagtttaaaataaatatttctgagaaatgaGTATTTCTTCAAGacttgcatctttttttcctttgtgtggAATGCTAACACTACCTGCTTTGGGGCTGCACTGCACAGATCTGGCTTCTTTCCCCTGAAAAAGGATTATGCCACTGCTCATGGATATACAGCCTCAAGCTGGGCTAAGTTGAGGGTGCAGCTATTAAAAGGCTGACAGAAGTAcaatttaaaatgcagataGGATTTTACCTGCAGTGAGGAGAAAAGGACAGTGGCTGCAGCTGCGACCACATTTAACCATGACAGTGTCCTTCAATGATTGCTCATCTAGTGATCAGgaatgggttttttttcctccttactAGTCTGTTGTAGTCTGCATTCCTCAAGTAAAAGGTAATGAGAGTTTCCAATACATAAGAAATAGATTTCTTACTACATGCTTCTCTCACACCTCACAGAACTACTTAAGGACATAATATTACTGCAGATCTCACCTGTCCCAGTGTCCTCAAGAAAATAAAGTCACTTCCTTTCAGCTTCTGTTTTGGGTTGCATTTTTCAGAACTTTAGTTTGTTGCTATCATTTCATTCCTATTCCTTCATAAAGTGACTTCATAAAGGGCATCTATCTCACAAAATGAGAGTGGGCATCTGGCACATTAAGAATTAAATACAGAGCTCTCTTATGAATAGTGATCccagcagcaaaatgaataGCAAATGAGGTGAGTACTCAATTTTGATGGGATGGTAACACGTGCACTTCTTATTCAccactttaaaatattaatagaaaagtttaatttctctgaagaacaatTGCACTAGGAACCACTCTATAGAGAGCTTCTAGCAGATAAACATCAAGGGCACAAGACAATAACATGAACACTGCTTGTTTGGGTAATGTAGCTCACAGCCCCACGCTGAAGGTGACACCTACAACAGAGTCATGTCCACATCCTCCAGAAGGTACAGCTTTTTCCTGCATCACCTCCTCCATACCAGTTCATTCACCATGACAGCAGAGGCATGCCCCCAGGCAGCATTAAGGGTCACGCTACTTAGAGACAGAAAAGAGTAGTCACCATACTCAAACTTCCCATCATTCCCTTAAGACAAGGTGCTGCCAGCTATCGATGCTTATCATCATCTCTTTGCTTCTTGGCATCTCTTTCCCTGCTcctgtctctctctctgtcctttctgtctctgtccttcctctctctccctctgctcctctcctctttcgagtctctttctctctcactgTCAGCCCAACCCCACGACCGCTCTCTTTCTGGccctctcttctctctgctccttTCATGCTCTCGGTCTCTTGTTCTCCAGTCCCTTGCTCCCTCTCGAGAccagtttcttttctctgctgagcCTTCTCCATAGAAATCATTTTTCACGTTTGGCAAATTAATGGGTTTCCGGAAAGGTCTGTCCCGTCCTCCGAACCGCAGCTGCCCGGATTCTTTTTTGCCTCCAAAACCGCCTCCAAGCCTCCGAGGAATCCATCCTTTGAGAGTTCTTTCCAGTTCGAAGTCTACAAAGACCTCGTGCTGATCGACAACCAGCCTGTTGGCATCTCTATGGGCCTTCAGCAGAGCGCGTTCTTCCTTGTACTCGATAAATGCATAACCCTTGGAAAATCCCGTGACCAGATCTCGAACCAGACGGATCTTTCTGATGTCTCCATATCGGGAAAAGACCTCCTTTAATTTCTCCTCCGTTGTCTGCAGATTGAGCCTCGCTACAAACAGGGTGAGGTGAGGATCTCCGGTGACGCCCTTGTTGGGGACATAACGCGCCAGCATGGCCCTCCACACAGCACGGTCGTGGGGCTCCTCATCCGTGCCGTCGATGCTCCCCGCTTTCAGAGGGTCGTACTCCTTCGCTATGGGCGCCCAATCGTTCATCGCTGGCGGGAAAAGAAATCGAATTAAACACAGCTCGCTGCTGACGTTTTAGAAAGATAAACAATCGCTTCCCGGAGCGCAGCGATCCTCGCAAAAACCCTCCAGAGTGAGAACCGGGCGCGGCCCCGCCGGCACCGCCTCAGCAGCCGCTCCTCGCGCGGCTCCGCAGCCCTTCGGGATCTCAGGCCTCACACGGACAGCGGAGCCGCCATCGGAGCCGTCCCGCTCCCGCCATCGCGGCTCCCTCCCCCCTCACCTCTCCTCACAGCGCGGCCCCTCGCGCCGCCAGCTGACACCGAGCCGAGGAACGCCGCGTTCACTTCAGCCGCANNNNNNNNNNNNNNNNNNNNNNNNNNNNNNNNNNNNNNNNNNNNNNNNNNNNNNNNNNNNNNNNNNNNNNNNNNNNNNNNNNNNNNNNNNNNNNNNNNNNgaggagggggaggaggaggaggacggcGAGGAGGACGAAGGCCCCGAGAGCGCGCTGCAGAAGAGCCCCTTCCAGCTGACGGCTGAGGATGTCTACGACATCTCCTCCGCAGTGG of the Meleagris gallopavo isolate NT-WF06-2002-E0010 breed Aviagen turkey brand Nicholas breeding stock chromosome 17, Turkey_5.1, whole genome shotgun sequence genome contains:
- the SNRNP35 gene encoding U11/U12 small nuclear ribonucleoprotein 35 kDa protein isoform X1, translating into MGAMNDWAPIAKEYDPLKAGSIDGTDEEPHDRAVWRAMLARYVPNKGVTGDPHLTLFVARLNLQTTEEKLKEVFSRYGDIRKIRLVRDLVTGFSKGYAFIEYKEERALLKAHRDANRLVVDQHEVFVDFELERTLKGWIPRRLGGGFGGKKESGQLRFGGRDRPFRKPINLPNVKNDFYGEGSAEKRNWSREGARDWRTRDREHERSREKRGPERERSWGWADSERERDSKEERSRGRERKDRDRKDRERDRSRERDAKKQRDDDKHR
- the SNRNP35 gene encoding U11/U12 small nuclear ribonucleoprotein 35 kDa protein isoform X2 — translated: MNDWAPIAKEYDPLKAGSIDGTDEEPHDRAVWRAMLARYVPNKGVTGDPHLTLFVARLNLQTTEEKLKEVFSRYGDIRKIRLVRDLVTGFSKGYAFIEYKEERALLKAHRDANRLVVDQHEVFVDFELERTLKGWIPRRLGGGFGGKKESGQLRFGGRDRPFRKPINLPNVKNDFYGEGSAEKRNWSREGARDWRTRDREHERSREKRGPERERSWGWADSERERDSKEERSRGRERKDRDRKDRERDRSRERDAKKQRDDDKHR